Part of the Thiovulum sp. ES genome is shown below.
TTCTATAAATTCGGTATTTACAACAAAGAAAAAATCTTTTCCAATTTTAAGTAATTCTTCTAAAACAGTTTTTGCATATTGACTACTGCTCTCAATCAAATTTTCATTTTTTAAAATATCTTGTTTCACTTTTCACTCCATTTATAATTAAAATTTTCTAATTCAATATTTTCAGATTCGTTTGGATCGTGTGGAATAGATGCAATGTTTAAAACCAAATTATCTTCTCCAATTCCACGAAAAGCGACCCATAAATTTGGTTCAACTCTTAATCTACCATAGCTTTTTTTTGAAATCCGAAAACTCTCAAACTCTTTTCCATCACTAACAACAAATTCCACTTCGCCAACTGGAACAATCAAATTTAAAACCATTTTTGTATGTTTTTTCCAACCTTTGATTTTTCCTTTGTGAATTGTTGTGAAATATGCCTCGCCAAATCCAGAAAATCCATTTGACGAACTTTTCATCGCATGAAAAATATCGCCTTTTTCATGAAAAATCTGTTTTTCCGCAAAAAAATCTACACCTTTCAATTACAGAACTCCAACTGTTTCGTCAAGTCCAAACATAATATTTGCATTTACAACAGCTTGAGAACTTGCACCCCGAGAAAGATTATCAATAGCACTTGAAATATAGAGAATATCGCCGTCCCGTTTTGCAAAAATATCGCAAAAATTTGTTTGAACAGACTCCGAAATTTTTGGTGGCGAAGTGAAAATTCTGATAAAAGGTTCGTTTTTATAAAACTCTCTCAAAACTTCTATCGGGTCAAAATCTCCTCCAACTTGTAAATAGATAGAACTTAGCATTCCTCTTGTAACAGGAATTAGGTGTGGAACAAAATGAATTTGATTTTGAGAGACTTCACATTTTTCAGCAATTTCTGGAGAGTGGCGATGTCCGAGCGGGTTATATGAAAATATATTCTCATTTACATTTACAAAATGAGTTGTCTCGGATAGTTTTTTTCCCGCTCCACTCACTCCACTTTTTGAGTCGATAAAAATTGAAGTATCACTTTTTCTGAATTGCAAAAATGGTTTTATTCCAAGAATTGCAGAAGTTGGGTAGCAACCTGGATTTGCAATAAGTCGCGATTTAGAAATTTCATCTCTGTAAAATTCAGGCAATCCATAAACTGCATTTTTTAAATTTTCCGAATCTGTATGTTCTGTATAAAATTTTTCGTAAGTTTCCAAATTGAGACGGTAATCTGCGGAGAGAT
Proteins encoded:
- a CDS encoding N-acetyl-gamma-glutamyl-phosphate reductase, common form (PFAM: Semialdehyde dehydrogenase, dimerisation domain; Semialdehyde dehydrogenase, NAD binding domain~TIGRFAM: N-acetyl-gamma-glutamyl-phosphate reductase, common form), yielding MKKIKTGIVGASGYTGLELIQILLKHPHFEITYLATSEGGGIASELHRSLMNLIDIPISKANADEVAENCELVFLALPHKTAMEFVQKLMKFENLKIVDLSADYRLNLETYEKFYTEHTDSENLKNAVYGLPEFYRDEISKSRLIANPGCYPTSAILGIKPFLQFRKSDTSIFIDSKSGVSGAGKKLSETTHFVNVNENIFSYNPLGHRHSPEIAEKCEVSQNQIHFVPHLIPVTRGMLSSIYLQVGGDFDPIEVLREFYKNEPFIRIFTSPPKISESVQTNFCDIFAKRDGDILYISSAIDNLSRGASSQAVVNANIMFGLDETVGVL
- a CDS encoding WxcM-like protein (PFAM: WxcM-like, C-terminal); translation: MKGVDFFAEKQIFHEKGDIFHAMKSSSNGFSGFGEAYFTTIHKGKIKGWKKHTKMVLNLIVPVGEVEFVVSDGKEFESFRISKKSYGRLRVEPNLWVAFRGIGEDNLVLNIASIPHDPNESENIELENFNYKWSEK